Sequence from the Candidatus Polarisedimenticolia bacterium genome:
ACTACCAGTCGATCGGCTCGGGAGGAGGCATCCGGCAGCTCTCCAATCAGACCGTCTTCTTCGGGGCCACCGACGGCCCGATGACCCCCGAGCAGCAGCTCGGAGCCCCCGGGCCCATCCTGCACTTTCCGACGGTCCTGGGCGCGGTGGTTCCCGTCTACAACCTGCCCGGGGTCGACGCCGAGCTCAAGTTTTCCGGCCAGGTCCTCGCCGACATCTTCCTGGGGAAGATCACCAAGTGGAACGACCCCGCCCTGGCCAAGGACAATCCGTCGGTGAGTCTCCCGGCCCAGGAGATCACCGTCGTCCATCGCTCCGACGGCTCGGGCACTTCCTACATCTGGTGCGAATACCTCTCCAAGGTATCGCCCGAATACCGCAAGACGGTGGGCGTGGCCACGGCGGTGAACTGGCCCGTCGGACTGGGCGGCAAAGGGAACGAAGGGGTGGCCGGGCTCGTCAAGCAGACTCCCGCCTCCCTCGGATACGTCGAGCTGATCTACGCGCTGCAGAACAAGATCCCTTTCGGCTCGGTGCGCAACGCCGACGGGGAGTTCGTCCGGGCGTCGGTCGAAGCGGTCACGGCCGCGGCCGCCTCAGCCGCCACGAAGATGCCCGCCGATTTCCGCGTCTCGATCACCAACGCCCCGGGAAAAGGCGTCTATCCGGTCTCCTCGTTCACCTGGCTGCTGTATTATCAGAACCCCAAGGACAAGCAGCGCGGCCGGATCATGGTGGACTTCCTGAAGTGGGCGCTCAGCGACGGACAGCGCTTCGCCGGCGAGCTGGGGTACGCCCCGCTTCCCGAGGCGGTCGTGAAGCTCGAGATGGCCGCGCTGGGCAAGGTCAAGACGAAGTAGATCTCGAGAGGCTCCGATGCCTTGGGTTTCGCCGTCCTCGACGAGCTCGCGGGAAGGAAAGGCGTTCCGATGGGTGACCGGAGCGGCGGCGGCTCTCGTTCTCCTCGCCGTGGCCGGGATCGCCGTGACCCTGACGCGCGACTCGTGGCTTTCGATCCAGAAGTTTGGCTTGAGCTTCTGGAGGACTACGATCTGGGATCCGGTCGCCGGACAATTCGGCGCCCTTCCCTTCCTCTGGGGAACGCTCTACTCGTCGCTGCTGGCGCTGCTCCTGTCGACGCCGATCGCGCTGGGCATCGCGATCTTCCTGTCCGAGATCTCGCCGCACGCCCTGAAGCGGCCGCTGGTGTTCCTCACCGAGCTGCTGGCCGCCATCCCCTCCATCGTCTACGGCATGTGGGGGATCTTCGTCCTCGTCCCTGCGGTACGAATCCTGGAGGCGCACGTCCCGGGATGGCTGCGGGCGACGCCGTTCTTCAGCGGCCCTCCTTTGGGGATCGGGCTTCTGGCGGCGTCCCTGGTCCTGTCGGTGATGATCATTCCGTTCACGGCGAGCGTTGCGCGGGAGATCCTCAAGGCGGTGCCGTTCCATCAGAGGGAGGCGGCTTACGCGCTCGGCGCCACGCGCTGGGAGGCGATCCGAATGACCCTCTATTACGGGCGGACCGGAATCCTGGGAGCGATCATGCTGGGCCTGGGAAGAGCCCTGGGGGAGACGATGGCCGTGACGATGGTGATCGGGAACAATCCTCAGATCTCTCTTTCGCTGTTCGCTCCCCAGTACACGATGGCCGCCGTCCTGGCCAACGAATTCACCGAAGCGGCGGATGATCTCTATCTCCACGCACTCGTGGAGATCGGCCTCGTCCTGTTCATCGTCACGGTGGCCATCAATTCCCTGTCCCGGCTCTTGATCTGGCGCGTGGGCGGCGCCGGAAAGCGCTCGGCCAGCGCTTCGGCGGTTCTCGGATGAGGCTCGTGCGCCATCCGATCCGGCGAAAGGCGGTGTCGGCCGCGTTCGTGGTTTTCTGCGGCGCCTCCGTCCTCCTCGCCTTGATTCCGCTCGCCTTCATCCTGTTCTTCGTCCTGAAGCAAGGCCTTCCCTCCCTGAGCCTCGATTTCTTCACACGGACGCCCCAGCCCGTGGGAGAGGCGGGCGGGGGAATGGCCAACGCGATGGTCGGAACGGTGGTGCTGATCGGCATCGCCGCCCTCCTGGCCGTCCCCGTCGGGGTCCTCACGGGAATCTACCTCTCGGAATACCGTAA
This genomic interval carries:
- the pstS gene encoding phosphate ABC transporter substrate-binding protein PstS, which gives rise to MTMKMLSRVFLVLLLVLGCTSPPPPIAAPMQINGAGATFPYPIYSKWFSEYNKLHPDVQINYQSIGSGGGIRQLSNQTVFFGATDGPMTPEQQLGAPGPILHFPTVLGAVVPVYNLPGVDAELKFSGQVLADIFLGKITKWNDPALAKDNPSVSLPAQEITVVHRSDGSGTSYIWCEYLSKVSPEYRKTVGVATAVNWPVGLGGKGNEGVAGLVKQTPASLGYVELIYALQNKIPFGSVRNADGEFVRASVEAVTAAAASAATKMPADFRVSITNAPGKGVYPVSSFTWLLYYQNPKDKQRGRIMVDFLKWALSDGQRFAGELGYAPLPEAVVKLEMAALGKVKTK
- the pstC gene encoding phosphate ABC transporter permease subunit PstC → MPWVSPSSTSSREGKAFRWVTGAAAALVLLAVAGIAVTLTRDSWLSIQKFGLSFWRTTIWDPVAGQFGALPFLWGTLYSSLLALLLSTPIALGIAIFLSEISPHALKRPLVFLTELLAAIPSIVYGMWGIFVLVPAVRILEAHVPGWLRATPFFSGPPLGIGLLAASLVLSVMIIPFTASVAREILKAVPFHQREAAYALGATRWEAIRMTLYYGRTGILGAIMLGLGRALGETMAVTMVIGNNPQISLSLFAPQYTMAAVLANEFTEAADDLYLHALVEIGLVLFIVTVAINSLSRLLIWRVGGAGKRSASASAVLG